Sequence from the Candidatus Ozemobacteraceae bacterium genome:
TTGATCCTTTTGCGGGCGAATAATGTTCCGAGGAGAGCACTCAATGAAGCTGTATACCCCCGACAAGATCCGCAATATCGGGCTCGTCTCCCACGGCGGAGCCGGCAAGACGTCCCTGACCGAGGCGCTGCTGTTCCACACCGGCGCCAACTCGCGCATCGGCAAGGTCGACGACGGTTCGTCCGTGATGAACTACGACCCCGAAGAGCTGAAGCGCAAGACCACCGTGGGAACGTCCCTGGCCTGCCTCGAGTGGAAAGACGTCAAGATCAACATTCTCGACACCCCCGGCTTCGATGACTTCCTCGGCGAAGTGTACAAGGTTCTTCCGGCGATGGATGCCGCGATCGTCGTGATCAATGCCAGCTCCGGCATCGAAGTCGGAACCGAAAAGAACTGGAAGATCCTGAACGACTACAACGTTCCCCGCGCCGTCTACCTGAGCAAGCTCGACAAGGAAAACATCAACGTCGCGAAGCTGATCGACGATTTGAAGGCGTTCGACGCCAAGATCATCCCGATCCAGCTGCCCTGGGGCACCGCAACGAACCTGAAGGGCGTCATCGACCTGATCGAGATGAAGGCCTACGCCTATACCGACGACACCGGCAAGAAGGTCGAAACCAAGGACATCCCTGCCGACATGGCCGACATGGCCGCCAAGATGCGCGAGAGCATGATCGAATCGATCGTCGAGTGCGACGACGAGCTGCTGAACAAGTTCTTCGACGGTCAGACGATCTCGAACGACGAACTGCGGCGCGCCCTCAAGCTCGGCCTCGCGGCGAACAAGATCAAGCCCCTCATCTGCGGCATGGCCCTCAAGAACCTCGGCGGCGACCAGGTTCTCGATTTCATGGCGAACTGCATGCCCTCTCCCGTCGATCGCGGCGCCGTCGAAGCCGTCACGGCCGGCACCGACACGAAGGTCAAGGTTGAACCGAAGGCGGACGGTCCCTTCGCAAGCTTCATCTTCAAGAAGGTCAACGAGCAGGCCGGCGACATGATCTTTCTGCGGGTCATCAGCGGCACGATGACATCCGGAACCGATTACTACAACCCGCTCCGCGAGAACACCGAACGTTTCAGCTCCTTCTACACGATGCGCGGCAAGAACCGGATCGACCTCGACGCCGTCGTTGCCGGCGACATCGCGATGTTGGTGAAGCCGAAGGTCTCCGTGCGCGGAGACACGCTCTGCGACAAGAGCTACAATGTCGTGTTCCAGCTCCCGGCCCTTCCCGAGCCCAAGTTGACCTACGCGATCGCCCCCAAGACGAAGAACGATCAGGAAAAGATGGGAACCGGCCTCCACACGCTGTGCAACGACGACGGCGTCCTGAAATACGAATTCGACGCCGAGATGAGCCAAGGCCTGATCTCCGGCCTCGGCGACACCCACATCGACGTGGCGATCAGCCGCCTCAAGAGCCGCTGGAACGTCGACGTCGAGATCAGCAAGCCCCGCATCCCGTTCCGCGAGACGATCAAGGGCAAGGCGGACGTTCAGGGGAAGCACAAGAAGCAATCCGGCGGCCGCGGCCAGTATGGCGACGTCACGATTGCGTTCGAGCCGAATCCGGGCAAGGACTTCGAGTTCGTCGATGCCATCGTCGGCGGCGTCGTTCCCCGCAACTTCATTCCGGCCGTCGAAAAAGGTCTTCAGGAAGCCCGCAAACGCGGCGTTCTCGCAGGATTCCCGGTGATCGATTTCAAGGCCACCCTCCACTTCGGCTCCTACCACGACGTCGACTCTTCCGAACTGGCGTTCAAACTGGCCGCCACGATCGCGTTCAAAACCGGCATGGCTCAGGCCAAGCCGATTCTGCTCGAGCCGATCTACGAAGTCTGCGTCTTCACCCCGGACGAGTTCATGGGCAGCGTCATCGGCGACCTGAACTCCCGCCGCGGCCGCATTCTCGGTATGGAACCGATGGGCGGGCTGCAGCAGGTCAAGGCTTCCGTTCCGCTGGCCGAGATGTACAAATACGCGACCGACCTCAAGTCGATGACCCAGTCGCGCGCTGAGTTCACGATGAAGTTCGACCATTACGAAGAAGTGCCGGCCAACGTGACCGAGCAGGTCATCAAGGAATACGGCCGCAAGGGCGAAGAAGCCGCCGAAGAATAACAACAGCTATAGGAAAGCGCCCGCCGGAAACGGCGGGCGCTTTGTTTTGAGAACCAATCCGCAGGTGACGCGAATGAAAATGCCCGGGGAGGCGGAAGGCAGGGTCAGGGGTTCTGGGGGTTGAGAAGGGCCTGTTCCGTTTCTTTCAGGAGGCGGGCCACGTGGTTCACGTGGGTGACGAGCGAGGTGAACTTGTTCAGGAAGGGGAGTTCCAGCACCTCGTCGAAATACTCGCGGGCCATGCGCAGGTTGCCGAGCCGCCGCGCCAGTTCGCCGATGAGAAACCCTGTGACGACGATGCCGCGTTCGGGAAGAGGCTCCAGACCAGGCTCCATACGGCTCTGGATGATCATCGGCCCCGGATATTTTCCTCCGTCGGCCCGATACGGTTTGTATGCCCTGATGAAGAAATCGAGAGCCTTTTCCTGAGCCTGCTTTTCGTGGAGCCCATGTCCCATCCGTCTGCACAGCCACGAGCATTTCAGGTAGAACTCGCCGGCCAGTTTCACCCAGCCGGGCATCTTCAGCTGCTCGGCGTCGTGCGCCGCAAGTTCGAAGCTTTTGATGCCGTGCAGAAGCGTCCGTTCTCCGCAGAAGCTTTCGAGCTTGAACGCGATTTTTTTGCGTTCCTCGATGCCGACCGGCGAGAGGAACGTCCTCGCCCGTTCGGGAATGACACGGGTTTCCTCGAACTTCCCGATATAGTGCGCAAAATAACAGGAGGGACACACCACAACGGTATACAGTTCGGGATGGACGGATTCGTTGCAGATGGGGCAGAAATCGGTATCGGTATCGGATACCGGCACGGTCCAGAGTTTGAACCGCGTCGTCCGGAACGGGCGAAAGCAAACCGGACACTTCAAATTCGAGTAGCGAAGAAACGGGTGTTCCACCGGAACGCCCGTTTCGAGTTCTTCCTGCTTGGCGTCTTCCTCGTTTTTCGGAAGCACCTGGTTCGACTCGGTCAGGGTGATTTCCTGCCGAAGGAGGCTGAGCATTTCGACCAGCCTGGCAATGGCTATCGGCTTCACCAGCAAGCCCAGGGCCTGTTGTGCGATGCACTCTTTCGCGAGTTCGCGGGTGAACGCGGAACTCATGAAAACGAGTTTCACGTCCGGTGCAAGCTTTCTCGCCTTTTTTGCGACCTGCTCGACGGTCGAGGTCTGATTGTCGAGGTCGATGATCCATGCCACGGTCGGGGCAAGGGTCGACAGTTCCTCGACTTTTTCCATGACGGCGGCGAGGCGGGGCGTAAAGCCGTATTCGCGAACCGTCATCTCGAGAAAGACCGAGTAGATCGGATCGCGCGTCAGGATGACGACCTGCGTGTTCATATATCCGTCACTATTTCACGACTCAGCCGCAACACATCACATGCATCTGTCAATTTTTCCGACAATGCCCGCATCCCCTCATCCAACCGGATTGCGATCAGCATACCATTTTCTCTTCTCTCTGGTCAAAGACGATCACTCTTCCCGTCGCGTTCAAAAATAACGCTCTTCTGATTCCGCTTGTGCGAATCCGTCAGCTGACAGCCGATTTTCCCTCTTCATGAAATGAGGTGTATGATACCGTCCAGCACCACTTCTCTTTCGGAGGACCGACATGGAACAATCTGCCCCCCTCACCCTGAAACCGGGCCTGACCATCGATCAGGATCAATCGGAACTTCTGTTCGCGGAAATCGAGACCATTCTCGATTCGAGCGACTTCGATATCGGCCGAAAATGCTTCTGCATCTGGCAGAGAATCCAGGACTGGGCCGGGCAAGCCGCTTCCGGACACCCCTGCGTGCCGTTACGTGAGCGAATCGAGTTGATCAGACGGGAGGAACAACCCGATGAAACGCAGAAGGCCCGCCTGATTCGCGCGATCGTTTTCCAGGCTCTCGAGCGCAACCTCGACAGCGACGTCCGGGTCGGCAGTTTTTCGGCGACCGTTTCCCTGATCGCCGACATCGCCCGCCTCGGCTGGAACTGGGGCTCGGTGAAATTTTCCGAACTGGGCGAGCGATATCTCAGCGTCTCGGCTCTTTCGGCAATCGAACTCGACGAGATCGGCGTTTCCATGGAGGAAGAGCTCACGGACCGCGTGGAGCAAATCCTGGACGGCGATAACTGGCTCGACATCGGCGCTCTGAAGGGCTCGGCGATCCCAGTGCTGTATGTCGCCATGGCCGATCTCTACGTGCGAGCCGCCGGCGTCCAGTCCGATCGCAAGGCTGCCACCAGAGACGATCTCTCCCGAGGTCTCGACGCGCTGGACCGGACGGTAGGCCCCTGCGGCGAGCGCCTGGCAAGACTGTCAGGCCAAGGGCTTGCAGCGCTCATACTCGATAACCTGATGCAGCGACCGGCCATCGTCGCCTCGCTTTCCCGTCTGGGGCGAACATGAAATGATCGGAGCCGATTGACAGCGGCGTACCGCACACATCATAATAGCGAAAATCACATTTTTTCGGGGGGGGCAGTATGGTCAGTCGGCACCGCATTTCCGGAGTTTATATATTTCTCGGAATTATACTGGCGGCGCTCGCCATTTTCGGCTGTAGCGGCAGCGGCGACGACCCGCTCGTCACCGGGCCGGGAAGCTACGGTTCCATTTCCGGGACCGTTCAGGCCCCTGTGGGCGGCGGTGCCGTGCGGGAGGTCGACGCCTCTGTCGTTTCGGCGGTCAATCTCACTCGCGCCTACGTGTTCCTCGAAAAGTATCCGCAGATCGCCACCTACTCGAACTCGAACGGAAAATTCACCCTTTCTCCCGTCACTTTCGAACAGCACAATGTCATTGTCAAGCTGACGGGAAGCGGCTCCACAATTTACAAGGTGCGTTCGTTCAACGTCGATGTCACTTCCACGCAACCGGCCAAAGACACCGGCAATCTGCAGGTGAAACTCGCCGACCGCAAGGTTCGAATCCGCGTCAACGACGGAGGCACCTCTTCGACGATCGCTTCGGCAACCATCAGAGTGTGGGGTGAAACGTTCACCTACATCGGAAACGGAGAATACGAATCACCGGTTCTCCCCGCCGACGAGACGGCGACCATCACGGTAGACGTCGCCGGCCGCACCCAAGTCCAGATGCCCGCCCAGTTCGTGAGCACCACTCCCCCGGTGCTGGAAACCGCCGTCCCGCCTGCCGGCTCCACGAACACGCCTCCCACCGTCACGCTCGCGGCCTCGAGCCTCGTCGTGAATAACGGCGTCACGATTACCTTCACGGCGACTGCGCGGGACCCTGAAAACGACTCCATGACCTACCAGTGGGAATCCTCGTCCGGCAGTCTTTCCACCACCACCAGCGGGTTGCAGGCCACATGGACCGCCCCGTCCTCGGGAACCGGCAGCGCCACGATCACCTTCAAGGCCATCGACGCAGGCGGTCTTTTCGCGCGCACGACGCTGACCGTCGGCTATATGCCCGTTGCGAACCAGAAACCGGTCGTCGATATCGTCGCCGACAGCTCAACGCTGACCGGAGGCATTGCCTACGCATTGGTGGCAAGCGCTACCGATCCGGACGGCAATATCTCGGCCGCAACGTATCTCTGGTCCGTCCCAAGCGGTTCGCTCAGCACCACAGCCCAGAGCATCACCGACTGGACGACCCCGGCCGTGACGGCCACGACCTCGGTCATCGTTTCGCTGACGGTTACAGACACGGCGGGCGACTCGACGACGAAAACCCGGACGTTCAGCGTGATTCCGGCCCCCGCTTCACCGACAGCCACGATTACGCGACCGACGACGAACGAGATATTCCCCGCGGGAAGCGTTCAGTTCACCGGCCAGGTGAAACTCGCCGACAACTCCGTCCTTTCCACGTCGTATTACCACTGGCTTCTCACCTATCCCGGCGGGTCCACGTCAGAAATCGCCTCCCGGACGAACAATTTCTACCTGAGCCTTTCGACCCCCGGCAATTACACCATCTGGCTGACGGCAACGTCATCCGAAGGGCTCGGTTGCGTGAAATCCGTTCCGTTTAAAATCAACTATCCGCCGCAAAGCCTGGGGATCTCGAAAAGCCCAAATCAGGTTTCATTCCTGGCCAGCACGGCAATCACGCTCTCGGCGAGTGCAAGCGACCCTGAAAACGATACTATCAGCTATAAATGGTACGATTACTCTTTCATCCTGAATGCGACATCGACGCTCGGAACGGGGCAAACCATATCCGCGTATAAAGATTTTGCCGCCGGCAGCCACACGGTCACCCTCGCCGCTGCCGACACGCGCAACGGCGTTTCCTCCGCGAGCATCGTCATAGAAATCGCCCCGAACGCAGCGCCGCATAGTCTCGACATCACGATCGCCCCTCCCGGAACGAGCTTCCTGGCGAGTGCAGCCATAAGCTTCACCGGCAGCGCAACCGACACGGAAGGCCAGGCGATCAGTTATACCTGGTACGATTATTCCCACATGCACAATGCCACGGCGACGCTCGGAACGGGGGAAACCGTCACGAATTACCGCGATTTCGTTCCGGGCAGTCATACCATCACGCTGACGGCGATGGATACCTTCGATGCCGTCGCTTCTTCCAGCATCATCATCGGCATCGCAACGAATTCCGCGCCGCAGAATCTCACCATCACCAGGAGCCCCAGCAAACCCAATTATCTTGCAAGCGAAGCCGTCACCTTCACGGGCGGCGCTACCGATCCCGAA
This genomic interval carries:
- a CDS encoding DUF2225 domain-containing protein, translated to MNTQVVILTRDPIYSVFLEMTVREYGFTPRLAAVMEKVEELSTLAPTVAWIIDLDNQTSTVEQVAKKARKLAPDVKLVFMSSAFTRELAKECIAQQALGLLVKPIAIARLVEMLSLLRQEITLTESNQVLPKNEEDAKQEELETGVPVEHPFLRYSNLKCPVCFRPFRTTRFKLWTVPVSDTDTDFCPICNESVHPELYTVVVCPSCYFAHYIGKFEETRVIPERARTFLSPVGIEERKKIAFKLESFCGERTLLHGIKSFELAAHDAEQLKMPGWVKLAGEFYLKCSWLCRRMGHGLHEKQAQEKALDFFIRAYKPYRADGGKYPGPMIIQSRMEPGLEPLPERGIVVTGFLIGELARRLGNLRMAREYFDEVLELPFLNKFTSLVTHVNHVARLLKETEQALLNPQNP
- the fusA gene encoding elongation factor G, yielding MKLYTPDKIRNIGLVSHGGAGKTSLTEALLFHTGANSRIGKVDDGSSVMNYDPEELKRKTTVGTSLACLEWKDVKINILDTPGFDDFLGEVYKVLPAMDAAIVVINASSGIEVGTEKNWKILNDYNVPRAVYLSKLDKENINVAKLIDDLKAFDAKIIPIQLPWGTATNLKGVIDLIEMKAYAYTDDTGKKVETKDIPADMADMAAKMRESMIESIVECDDELLNKFFDGQTISNDELRRALKLGLAANKIKPLICGMALKNLGGDQVLDFMANCMPSPVDRGAVEAVTAGTDTKVKVEPKADGPFASFIFKKVNEQAGDMIFLRVISGTMTSGTDYYNPLRENTERFSSFYTMRGKNRIDLDAVVAGDIAMLVKPKVSVRGDTLCDKSYNVVFQLPALPEPKLTYAIAPKTKNDQEKMGTGLHTLCNDDGVLKYEFDAEMSQGLISGLGDTHIDVAISRLKSRWNVDVEISKPRIPFRETIKGKADVQGKHKKQSGGRGQYGDVTIAFEPNPGKDFEFVDAIVGGVVPRNFIPAVEKGLQEARKRGVLAGFPVIDFKATLHFGSYHDVDSSELAFKLAATIAFKTGMAQAKPILLEPIYEVCVFTPDEFMGSVIGDLNSRRGRILGMEPMGGLQQVKASVPLAEMYKYATDLKSMTQSRAEFTMKFDHYEEVPANVTEQVIKEYGRKGEEAAEE